Proteins encoded by one window of Salvia splendens isolate huo1 chromosome 7, SspV2, whole genome shotgun sequence:
- the LOC121811503 gene encoding uncharacterized protein LOC121811503 yields MGVVEEGWGGWAPAPGGAPLYIQKDDHWTHFDNSVNAVSFGFVATAILISMFLVMAIFEKFLRTTSPPDSRRRHSDLESQSHIVAFNSKLRFPSSPKVSVNAREVSVVMPGNKVPTFIAHPAPVPCPPERVQWPPHQV; encoded by the exons ATGGGCGTGGTAGAAGAGGGTTGGGGCGGTTGGGCGCCGGCCCCTGGCGGCGCTCCCCTCTACATCCAGAAAGATGATCACTGGACCCACTTCGACAACTCTGTCAATGCGGTGTCGTTTGGGTTCGTCGCCACCGCCATCCTCATCTCCATGTTCCTTGTCATGGCCATCTTCGAGAAGTTCCTCAGAACCACCTCTCCCCCCGATTCCCGCCGCCGCCACTCCGACCTCGAGTCCCAGAGCCATATTGTCGCCTTCAATTCCAAGCTCCGCTTCCCCTCATCTCCCAAA GTAAGTGTAAATGCAAGAGAAGTATCGGTGGTGATGCCGGGCAACAAGGTCCCGACCTTTATCGCACATCCTGCTCCGGTGCCTTGCCCACCGGAGCGAGTGCAGTGGCCGCCACATCAAGTATAA
- the LOC121810722 gene encoding influenza virus NS1A-binding protein homolog B-like produces MLKDFAIASINDSIYMIGGRICRKDNKNSTIEVEARATLMCYNIGTDQWSVCAPLSHPRFNFACTVLNNKIYIAGGQYELASAKCTSSVEMYDPTDDKWTQLPNMMRLRYKSVGVAWQGKVYIVGGFVQGCDGDCQLGYVDRCSAEVYDGKGKWDLVPGMWKLDVPPNQIVAMEGRLFSSGDCLNTWKGHVELYDENINLWNVLEGSQLNHFMTNVLESDRQSMQRLYVTMAPINTYLYFLAGYRDTTSSRTILTVHRFDTVAKEDGWMSFAPSLGEEGEQQLCAHCCVAPNLA; encoded by the exons ATGCTCAAAGATTTCGCCATAGCATCTATCAACGACTCCATTTACATGATCGGAGGCCGAATTTGTCGCAAGGACAATAAAAACTCCACCATAGAAGTCGAAGCACGTGCGACCTTAATGTGCTACAATATTGGCACGGACCAATGGTCCGTTTGCGCACCCCTTTCTCACCCGAGGTTCAACTTCGCTTGCACAGTGCTAAACAACAAGATATATATTGCCGGAGGGCAGTATGAGTTGGCCAGTGCCAAGTGCACATCATCTGTCGAGATGTACGATCCAACGGACGACAAATGGACACAATTACCTAATATGATGAGATTAAG GTACAAAAGTGTTGGGGTGGCGTGGCAAGGCAAAGTCTACATAGTGGGCGGATTTGTCCAGGGGTGTGATGGTGACTGCCAGCTAGGCTATGTGGACCGGTGTTCTGCTGAGGTGTACGATGGCAAAGGGAAGTGGGACCTCGTGCCGGGGATGTGGAAGTTAGATGTGCCACCCAATCAAATAGTGGCTATGGAGGGCAGATTGTTTAGCTCGGGCGATTGTTTGAATACATGGAAAGGACACGTTGAGCTATACGACGAAAATATTAATTTGTGGAATGTTCTCGAAGGTTCGCAATTAAATCATTTTATGACGAATGTTCTAGAAAGTGACCGCCAGTCGATGCAACGGTTGTATGTCACGATGGCGCCAATCAATACATATTTGTACTTCTTGGCGGGTTACAGGGATACGACGTCGTCTCGTACAATTTTGACGGTTCATAGGTTTGACACGGTAGCAAAAGAAGATGGTTGGATGAGCTTCGCGCCATCTCTTGGCGAGGAAGGGGAACAACAACTTTGTGCCCATTGTTGTGTTGCTCCTAATTTAGCTTAG